A stretch of DNA from Micromonospora sp. NBC_01813:
GGTCAAGCAGGAGAACCAGACGCTCGCCACGATCACCCTGCAGAACTACTTCCGGCTCTACGAGAAGCTGTCCGGGATGACCGGTACCGCCCAGACCGAGGCGGGCGAGTTCAACAAGGTCTACAACGTCGGCGTGGTGACCATCCCGACCCACCGGGACATGCAGCGCCTCGACCGGGCCGACGTCATCTACAAGACGGAGAAGGCCAAGTTCAACGCGGTCGTCGAGGACATCGCGGAGCGGCACGCCGTCGGTCAGCCGGTGCTGGTCGGCACGGTCTCGGTGGAGAACTCCGAGATCCTGTCCCAGCTGCTGCGCCGCCGGGGCATCGCCCACGCGGTGCTCAACGCGAAGTTCCACGCCAAGGAAGCCGAGATCATCGCGCAGGCCGGGCGTAAGGGCGCGGTCACCGTGGCGACGAACATGGCCGGCCGGGGCACCGACATCCTGCTCGGCGGCAACCCGGACTACCAGGCGGCGGCGCAGCTGCGCCAGCGTGGCCTCGACCCGGCCGAGAGCCCGGACGAGTACGCCAAGGCGCTCGAAGAGATCATGCCGCAGGTCAAGCGGGACTGCGCGGCCGAGGCCGAGGAGGTCACCGCGGTCGGTGGGCTCTACGTGCTCGGCACCGAGCGGCACGAGTCCCGCCGGATCGACAACCAGCTGCGCGGCCGGTCGGGCCGCCAAGGCGACCCGGGTGAGTCCCGGTTCTACCTGTCGCTGCAGGACGAGCTGATGCGGCGGTTCCGGGCCGGTGCGGTCGAAGCGGTGATGGAGCGCTTCAACATCCCCGAGGACGTGCCGATCGAGTCCAAGATGGTGACCCGGCAGATCAAGAACGCCCAGGCGCAGATCGAGGGCCAGAACGCCGAGACCCGTAAGAACGTCCTCAAGTACGACGAGGTGCTCAACAAGCAGCGCCAGGTCGTCTACGCCGAGCGGCTGCGGGTGCTCAACGGCGAGGACCTGCACGGCCAGATCAGCAAGATGATCGAGGACGTGATCGGCGCGTACATCGACGGCGCGACCGCCGACGGGTACGCCGAGGACTGGGACTTCGACCAGCTCTGGTCCAGCCTCAAGCAGCTCTACCCGGTCGGCATCACCGTCGACGAGCTGATCGAGGAGGCCGGCGGCGAACGCAGCAGCGTGGACGCCGACTTCCTGCGGATCCGGATGCTGGAGGACGCGAACACCGCGTACCAGGGCCGCGAGGAAGAGCTGGGCGCGGACGCGTTGCGGCAGCTGGAGCGGATGGTCCTGCTGCAGGTGATCGACCGCAAGTGGCGCGAGCACCTGTACGAGATGGACTACCTCAAGGAGGGCATCAGCCTGCGGGCGTACGCCCAGCGCGACCCGCTGGTGGAGTACCAGCGCGAGGGGTACGCGATGTTCGCCACCATGATGGACGGCATCAAGGAAGAGACGGTCGGCTTCCTGTTCAACGTCGAGGTGCAGGTGCAGCAGCCGGCGTCGGCCGCGGCCAACGGTGACCAGTCCGGCACCCGGGTGCCGGTGCCGGACGGCGGCGTGCAGATCAAGGCCAAGGGCATCGGCGCGGCACCCCGCCCGCAGGGCCTGCAGTACGTCTCGCCGACCATCGACGGCGCTGCCGGCGCCGAGGGTGGGGTGCAGGTGCAGC
This window harbors:
- the secA gene encoding preprotein translocase subunit SecA, coding for MSILEKVLRAGEGRMVRRLKAVAAAVNSIEDDYVDLTDAELRELTDHYRQRYADGETLDDLLPEAFATAREAASRVLGQRHYDVQIMGGAALHFGNIAEMKTGEGKTLTSVLPAYLNALSGKGVHIVTVNDYLAERDAAWMGQVHEFLGLTVGVILPNRPSVEHRAAYQADITYGTNNEFGFDYLRDNMAWSKDDLVQRGHNFAIVDEVDSILIDEARTPLIISGPAEHSARWYGEFAGVVGRMQAGKDGEGDYEIDYAKRTVAVTERGVAKVEDRLGIDNLYESVNTPLVGYLNNAIKAKELYKRDKDYIVNDGEVLIVDEFTGRILHGRRYNEGMHQAIEAKEGVEVKQENQTLATITLQNYFRLYEKLSGMTGTAQTEAGEFNKVYNVGVVTIPTHRDMQRLDRADVIYKTEKAKFNAVVEDIAERHAVGQPVLVGTVSVENSEILSQLLRRRGIAHAVLNAKFHAKEAEIIAQAGRKGAVTVATNMAGRGTDILLGGNPDYQAAAQLRQRGLDPAESPDEYAKALEEIMPQVKRDCAAEAEEVTAVGGLYVLGTERHESRRIDNQLRGRSGRQGDPGESRFYLSLQDELMRRFRAGAVEAVMERFNIPEDVPIESKMVTRQIKNAQAQIEGQNAETRKNVLKYDEVLNKQRQVVYAERLRVLNGEDLHGQISKMIEDVIGAYIDGATADGYAEDWDFDQLWSSLKQLYPVGITVDELIEEAGGERSSVDADFLRIRMLEDANTAYQGREEELGADALRQLERMVLLQVIDRKWREHLYEMDYLKEGISLRAYAQRDPLVEYQREGYAMFATMMDGIKEETVGFLFNVEVQVQQPASAAANGDQSGTRVPVPDGGVQIKAKGIGAAPRPQGLQYVSPTIDGAAGAEGGVQVQQAPALGVGGQQQPSRSTQGSPATTGRPAAGPPVPVASARRAAAAGQAVSSNGPSRNAPCPCGSGKKYKRCHGAPGA